A window of the Brumimicrobium sp. genome harbors these coding sequences:
- a CDS encoding T9SS type A sorting domain-containing protein gives MSTGSTHITPNKVNIISEGGIDNVYNPCSNYNLRPVDEMTLGFTGIAGFLFWDGRGKNADSINNLYLNLWKNTFRALNHMNGDDVIGTLSQGLGQWNHYSSSIFPNSKKYEIELQSYISNNKTKAVGYIKNNTYNVFTRGVNQPCSNSSFKNDDRYNSFYSKKWNKPLLNKRLRIENLKNKTDYKIEWYSTFGSYPNGYIKSDCQKTNKKKGKWGITLEHPELILNYSLNLGGLPVVWFVIKEGSCSNGMIKNEELKEDEYNYQYKTVKQETITEDAIRVYPNPFDNEIIIYSPKDDNAVLQNSWGEEIEKWKIVEGESTFITTNLAPGVYLLRFINQTVVFKIVKL, from the coding sequence ATGAGTACTGGCTCAACCCATATAACACCAAATAAAGTAAACATCATCTCCGAAGGTGGCATAGACAACGTATACAACCCTTGCTCCAACTACAACCTCCGCCCAGTGGATGAAATGACACTCGGCTTTACAGGTATTGCAGGTTTCTTATTTTGGGACGGCAGAGGTAAAAATGCCGATAGCATCAACAACCTGTACCTAAATTTATGGAAAAATACCTTCCGTGCCCTCAACCACATGAATGGCGATGATGTGATTGGAACGCTGAGCCAAGGGTTGGGGCAGTGGAATCATTACAGCTCAAGCATATTCCCAAATAGCAAAAAATATGAAATAGAATTACAAAGCTATATCTCAAATAACAAAACAAAGGCAGTTGGCTATATTAAAAATAATACATATAATGTTTTTACAAGAGGAGTAAATCAACCTTGTTCAAATAGTAGTTTTAAGAATGATGATAGATACAATTCATTTTATTCAAAGAAATGGAATAAACCTTTGTTAAATAAGCGATTACGAATTGAAAACCTAAAAAACAAAACAGATTATAAAATTGAATGGTATTCAACTTTTGGTAGTTATCCAAATGGATACATTAAATCGGATTGTCAAAAAACCAATAAGAAAAAAGGAAAATGGGGAATTACATTAGAGCATCCAGAATTAATTTTAAATTATTCGCTCAATTTAGGAGGTTTGCCTGTTGTTTGGTTTGTTATAAAAGAAGGCTCTTGTTCGAACGGAATGATAAAAAATGAGGAGTTAAAAGAAGACGAATACAATTATCAATATAAGACAGTTAAGCAGGAAACAATCACAGAAGATGCAATACGAGTTTATCCAAATCCGTTTGATAATGAGATAATTATTTATAGCCCTAAAGATGATAATGCTGTACTACAAAATAGTTGGGGTGAAGAAATTGAAAAATGGAAAATCGTAGAAGGCGAAAGTACTTTTATTACTACAAACTTAGCTCCTGGAGTATATTTGTTGAGATTTATAAACCAAACTGTTGTTTTTAAAATTGTAAAGTTATGA
- a CDS encoding T9SS type A sorting domain-containing protein has product MLIFTLYITSDKVNIISEGGIDNAYSACSNFDLRSVDEMTLGFTGIAGFLFWDGRGKNADSINNLYLNLWKNTFRALNHMNGDDVIGTLSQGGGYWEHGAQQAEYTGILKERYSIEHQYYTSFNKSLVVGYIKNRSYNIQTRGNIGSDCKNIVFNNVAIESPRNTEWNDVNKADRLRVNNLKTHTDYRVDWYSSFRDSNNGYIKSDCLRTNKKKGKWGITLEYPELTVSHTGNYDLPVVWYVIFQQNCNTSLIQQSNQEQGEKLINKNLLSIKNMDESLPNVYPNPFQNYILIQSPKDDYFILKSIEGKIIETYNIKAGATKINTINLSNGIYTILFVNQNQIFKLIKL; this is encoded by the coding sequence ATGCTTATTTTTACTTTGTATATAACATCAGATAAAGTAAACATCATCTCTGAAGGTGGCATAGACAACGCATACAGTGCTTGTTCCAACTTCGACCTGCGGAGTGTGGATGAAATGACACTCGGCTTTACAGGTATTGCAGGTTTCTTATTTTGGGACGGCAGAGGTAAAAATGCCGATAGCATCAACAACCTGTACCTAAATTTATGGAAAAACACCTTCCGTGCCCTCAACCACATGAACGGTGATGATGTGATTGGAACGCTGAGCCAAGGAGGTGGGTATTGGGAGCATGGGGCGCAGCAAGCTGAATATACAGGGATTCTAAAAGAAAGATATTCAATAGAACATCAATACTATACCTCATTTAATAAAAGTCTTGTTGTGGGATACATCAAAAATAGGAGTTATAATATACAAACAAGAGGAAATATCGGAAGTGATTGTAAAAATATAGTTTTTAATAATGTAGCAATCGAATCTCCAAGAAATACAGAATGGAATGATGTAAATAAGGCAGATCGACTCAGAGTAAATAATTTAAAAACCCATACTGATTATAGGGTTGATTGGTATTCTTCTTTTCGAGATAGTAATAACGGATATATAAAAAGTGATTGTCTTCGAACCAATAAAAAGAAAGGAAAATGGGGGATAACACTAGAATACCCTGAATTAACTGTTAGTCATACAGGAAACTATGATCTTCCTGTAGTTTGGTATGTTATATTTCAACAAAATTGTAATACAAGTTTGATTCAACAAAGCAATCAAGAACAAGGCGAAAAATTAATAAATAAAAATTTATTATCAATAAAAAATATGGATGAGAGTTTGCCAAATGTTTATCCCAATCCATTTCAAAATTACATTTTAATCCAAAGCCCCAAAGATGATTATTTTATATTAAAATCTATAGAGGGGAAAATAATTGAAACTTATAATATCAAAGCTGGAGCTACTAAGATTAACACGATTAATTTGAGTAATGGTATATATACCATACTGTTTGTCAATCAAAATCAAATTTTTAAACTCATTAAGCTATGA
- a CDS encoding DUF3667 domain-containing protein — MTTTCKNCGKPVSENYCAHCGEKINLPRINGTFIFSEIADNINLKKGFLYTVKELIIRPGKTARIFLLENRKKIIKPITFLIVCTFIFGIMDNFLFPSGLSISESSELKTKEFHDNEAVMELLKKSKDYISYINIIFSIFISFWVKYIFFRKHSYSFWEVAVVLFYIGGIQMLISSIFLIINYSTSHDYSIIGTFIGIIYSVWVLGQFFNGKFKSYFHAFLSILLGYLSLIIIGLTLLVFIIVIAGINGHL; from the coding sequence ATGACTACTACTTGTAAAAATTGTGGGAAACCTGTATCTGAGAATTATTGTGCACATTGTGGAGAAAAAATAAATCTCCCTAGAATCAATGGGACTTTTATTTTTAGTGAAATAGCTGATAATATTAACCTCAAAAAGGGATTTCTATATACGGTTAAGGAACTCATCATTCGACCTGGTAAAACCGCACGCATATTCCTACTGGAAAATAGAAAAAAGATTATTAAACCCATAACTTTTCTCATTGTCTGCACATTTATTTTTGGAATTATGGATAATTTTCTATTTCCCTCTGGGCTCTCTATTTCAGAATCTTCTGAGCTAAAAACGAAAGAGTTTCACGATAATGAAGCTGTAATGGAATTACTTAAGAAAAGTAAAGATTACATCAGCTACATCAACATCATATTTAGCATCTTTATAAGCTTTTGGGTAAAATATATATTCTTTAGAAAACATTCTTATTCATTTTGGGAAGTAGCCGTCGTCTTATTCTACATTGGTGGAATACAAATGCTTATTTCCTCTATTTTTTTAATTATAAATTATAGCACTTCCCATGATTATAGTATAATCGGAACATTTATTGGGATAATTTACAGTGTTTGGGTGTTAGGACAATTTTTCAATGGGAAGTTTAAAAGCTACTTCCATGCATTTCTCTCTATTTTATTAGGTTATCTTAGCTTAATTATAATTGGTTTAACTCTTCTTGTTTTTATCATAGTTATAGCTGGTATAAACGGTCATTTATAG
- the mltG gene encoding endolytic transglycosylase MltG, protein MTVKLRSRSNLFILLTITFIISSCTSINAYFGAKKETINQEKVAFYIPSSLQTVDELIQLLVDNSIITENNIKSLQSVIEYKEFKGEMIGPGKYIIEPKTDFKTLLNGFTKNRLGNGNKEVEVEVTFNNCRDIYDIAGKVSRNIEMDSIQFINYILADSILAKYGFTKARIISLFLPDTYRFYWDTDEREFVSSMASSFKKFWTAERIEKLHQKGLKSQSDAVTLASIVYQEQNRNPEEWRTISGLYLNRLRIGMKLQSDPTFRYCWGRELDGVERLTYKHRDIDCPYNTYIYAGLPPGPIYVPPAKVVDAVLNAENNDYLYMCAQPNYSGLHNFARTLQQHNVNATKYQQWLNSIKK, encoded by the coding sequence ATGACTGTAAAGCTCCGTAGTAGAAGTAACTTATTTATTCTTTTAACGATCACTTTCATTATTAGCTCATGCACTTCGATTAATGCCTACTTTGGCGCCAAAAAGGAGACTATTAATCAAGAAAAAGTTGCCTTTTATATCCCTTCTTCCCTACAAACGGTTGATGAACTCATTCAATTATTAGTTGACAACTCTATCATCACAGAAAACAATATTAAATCCTTACAATCAGTAATTGAATACAAGGAATTTAAAGGCGAAATGATAGGGCCAGGGAAATATATTATTGAGCCTAAAACAGATTTCAAAACGCTTTTAAACGGATTTACCAAGAACCGTTTAGGAAATGGAAACAAGGAAGTCGAAGTTGAAGTAACTTTTAATAACTGTCGTGATATTTATGATATAGCCGGTAAGGTGTCTCGAAATATAGAAATGGATAGCATTCAATTTATCAATTATATCCTTGCTGATTCAATTTTGGCAAAATATGGGTTCACAAAAGCCCGTATCATCTCTTTATTTTTGCCAGACACATATCGCTTCTACTGGGATACAGATGAAAGAGAATTTGTTTCAAGTATGGCATCCTCTTTCAAGAAATTTTGGACAGCAGAAAGAATAGAAAAATTGCATCAAAAAGGTTTAAAGAGTCAGTCCGATGCCGTTACACTTGCTTCAATTGTTTACCAAGAGCAAAATAGAAATCCAGAAGAATGGAGAACTATTTCAGGCTTATATCTCAATCGTCTTCGCATAGGAATGAAACTACAATCAGACCCTACATTTCGGTATTGTTGGGGAAGAGAATTAGATGGAGTAGAACGATTAACCTATAAACATAGAGATATCGATTGCCCATATAACACTTACATCTATGCGGGGTTACCCCCTGGACCAATTTACGTCCCACCTGCAAAAGTTGTCGATGCTGTTTTGAATGCTGAAAATAATGATTATCTTTATATGTGTGCCCAACCCAATTATAGTGGTTTGCACAATTTTGCACGAACATTACAACAACATAATGTAAATGCGACAAAATATCAACAATGGTTAAACTCTATTAAGAAATAA
- a CDS encoding T9SS type A sorting domain-containing protein, whose translation MKNLQHYTVTFFLLSFVYMVFPQNTPVNVFDCEAYALQPSQQELDNNSYIYGSCIELGGDHTSAMTANQNKTMKAYQRIHLKSGTHLKSIENGGKNHLLIQEDFGNGSVDVQPGEIGQLTGVSVMNYPDLNHVLRYKKLEFGIGNLQNQAFELWNDVRKFIKNTTDPTAPYDPTALNPFLAWDIQVQAIFNCLDVPWYEIVEGYFTRDYVENESENAWNEIKGNDGVMSAFPFRVRFAPPQNGKWYGKIQIKVKGVLKYESPLFYFYVVESGDPGYVHIHENRRNLKLGSRMIFPVGQNFPAPSDENCNERHWEIIPHTEDCATLEEWDEYLQKVETYFAYGNQYGDPAKPKYFRMVSCPWSNSIEFEKKGNYYKRLHYAYEIDKLLDLCEDYNGLMIYNLMMQDHFMYRNFWWQWSWEHKNEDGTHIDYAGPNSNYPFYCYNDDPWVNGGSKTPDKMFTNTTDLLYHKQRTRYLIARYGYSTKIAEWELLSEPWHLNSHLNDEDNIPYNFPNAYPEVRDAIYNYQKVMISYIKDSLNWNRQLIGINIKPPEAEKTGNHLDSSIYIQNVDVIGFNPYYVVPNALLKSESNNMYLTDVGSVRILRAFKNLPGVPVIISEGGIDNVYSPCSNYNLRPVDEMTLGFTGIAGFLFWDGRGKNADSINNLYLSLWKKTFRALNHMNGDDVIGTLSQGWGQWNHYSSSIVPKSKKYEIELQSYISNNKTKAVGYIKNNTYNIKTRGGESDPCKNVPLEKKHKDPYSKQWNMPLFNKRLRIEDLDSKTDYKIEWYSTFGSYPNGYIKSDCQKTNKKKGKWGITLEHPKLTVSYAGNNDLPVVWFVIHKGSCSNSMNIPDSNSEELLTNKNITKNAISSSKESLVKVYPNPFDNKITIESSVEDLVNLESLEGKVLDSWKIPSNSYEIHISNLQKGIYILRFINQNIIFKLIKL comes from the coding sequence ACCAAGTCAACAAGAGTTGGATAACAATTCATATATTTATGGTTCGTGTATAGAACTTGGTGGAGACCACACCAGCGCTATGACTGCTAATCAAAATAAAACCATGAAAGCATATCAGCGTATTCATTTAAAATCGGGTACTCACCTGAAGAGTATAGAAAACGGAGGAAAAAACCATCTACTAATACAAGAAGATTTTGGAAATGGATCTGTAGATGTTCAACCTGGAGAAATTGGACAACTCACAGGCGTTTCGGTGATGAATTACCCCGATTTGAATCATGTTTTGCGTTATAAAAAATTGGAATTTGGTATCGGGAATTTACAAAACCAAGCGTTTGAATTATGGAATGATGTACGTAAGTTTATAAAAAATACGACTGACCCTACTGCTCCTTATGACCCAACTGCGCTCAACCCATTTTTAGCATGGGATATTCAGGTTCAAGCTATTTTCAACTGTCTGGATGTACCTTGGTATGAAATAGTAGAAGGTTATTTTACAAGGGATTATGTGGAGAATGAAAGTGAAAATGCTTGGAATGAAATCAAAGGAAATGATGGAGTGATGTCTGCGTTTCCGTTTAGAGTTCGTTTTGCACCTCCACAAAATGGAAAATGGTATGGCAAGATTCAAATAAAGGTTAAAGGTGTGCTAAAATACGAGAGTCCCTTGTTCTATTTTTATGTAGTGGAAAGTGGCGACCCCGGTTATGTACATATTCACGAAAACAGAAGAAATTTAAAACTAGGTTCACGTATGATTTTTCCTGTAGGGCAAAATTTTCCTGCACCTAGTGATGAAAATTGCAATGAAAGACATTGGGAGATTATTCCCCATACAGAAGATTGTGCTACATTAGAAGAATGGGATGAATATTTACAAAAAGTAGAAACATATTTTGCCTATGGCAACCAGTATGGTGATCCGGCAAAACCCAAGTATTTTAGGATGGTATCTTGTCCTTGGTCTAATTCTATTGAGTTTGAGAAAAAAGGAAATTACTACAAACGCTTGCACTATGCTTATGAAATTGATAAATTGTTGGATCTTTGTGAGGATTATAACGGTCTGATGATATATAACCTCATGATGCAAGACCATTTTATGTACCGCAATTTTTGGTGGCAATGGTCATGGGAACATAAAAATGAGGATGGTACCCATATTGATTATGCAGGACCTAACAGTAACTACCCATTTTATTGTTACAACGATGACCCATGGGTGAATGGTGGAAGTAAAACGCCCGACAAGATGTTTACAAATACGACGGATTTGCTCTACCACAAGCAGCGTACGCGCTACCTGATTGCACGCTATGGCTACTCTACCAAAATAGCCGAATGGGAACTGTTGAGTGAACCGTGGCATTTAAACAGCCATCTAAACGATGAAGACAATATTCCATATAATTTTCCAAATGCATATCCCGAAGTTAGGGATGCCATATATAACTATCAAAAGGTGATGATAAGCTATATCAAAGATTCTTTAAATTGGAACAGGCAATTGATTGGAATAAACATAAAGCCACCTGAAGCAGAAAAAACAGGAAATCATCTTGACTCAAGTATTTACATTCAAAATGTTGATGTGATTGGGTTTAATCCGTACTATGTTGTTCCTAATGCTCTATTGAAATCAGAAAGCAATAATATGTATCTGACTGATGTTGGCTCAGTAAGGATTTTAAGAGCCTTTAAGAATTTACCTGGAGTTCCTGTCATCATCTCCGAAGGAGGTATAGACAACGTATACAGCCCTTGCTCCAACTACAACCTCCGCCCAGTGGATGAAATGACACTCGGCTTTACAGGTATTGCAGGTTTCTTATTTTGGGATGGCAGAGGAAAAAATGCCGATAGCATCAACAATCTGTACCTAAGTTTATGGAAAAAAACCTTCCGTGCCCTCAACCACATGAACGGCGATGATGTGATTGGAACGCTGAGCCAAGGGTGGGGACAGTGGAATCATTACAGCTCAAGTATAGTCCCAAAGAGTAAAAAATATGAAATAGAATTACAAAGTTATATCTCAAATAACAAAACAAAGGCAGTTGGCTATATTAAAAATAATACATATAATATTAAAACGAGAGGAGGAGAGAGCGATCCTTGTAAAAATGTGCCTTTGGAAAAAAAACATAAAGATCCCTACTCTAAACAATGGAATATGCCACTATTTAATAAGAGGTTGCGAATTGAAGACTTAGACTCAAAAACAGATTATAAAATTGAATGGTATTCAACTTTTGGTAGTTATCCAAATGGATATATTAAATCGGATTGTCAAAAAACCAATAAGAAAAAAGGAAAATGGGGAATTACATTAGAACATCCAAAATTAACAGTAAGCTACGCTGGAAATAATGATTTACCTGTTGTTTGGTTTGTAATACATAAAGGAAGTTGCTCCAATAGTATGAATATTCCAGATAGTAATAGCGAAGAGTTATTAACAAATAAAAATATTACTAAAAATGCAATCTCTTCATCTAAAGAATCCTTAGTTAAAGTATATCCTAACCCATTTGACAATAAAATTACAATAGAATCATCTGTAGAAGATTTGGTAAACTTAGAGTCCTTGGAAGGAAAAGTATTAGATTCATGGAAAATACCAAGTAATAGTTATGAAATCCATATCTCTAATCTCCAAAAAGGTATCTATATTTTACGATTTATAAATCAGAATATCATCTTTAAACTCATTAAGCTATGA
- a CDS encoding phosphoribosyltransferase produces MITQILNEKQITQKLDRIAYQIAEDSFEESKLFIIGIKGNGYKIAEAIARRLKTINKQEVILAELEIDKKNPLNKNISITIPTSDLDKHMVILVDDVLNSGRTMQYALTKILEQPVKSIKTVALVDRKHRDYPIRCDFVGLTLSTTLQERVEVEISKESRAYLV; encoded by the coding sequence ATGATTACTCAAATTTTAAACGAAAAGCAGATAACTCAAAAATTAGATAGAATCGCATACCAAATTGCAGAAGATAGCTTTGAGGAGAGTAAACTATTTATTATTGGGATTAAAGGAAATGGATATAAAATTGCCGAAGCAATAGCCAGAAGGTTAAAAACAATTAACAAACAAGAGGTCATCCTTGCTGAATTAGAGATAGATAAAAAGAATCCTTTAAATAAAAATATATCCATCACCATTCCAACAAGTGATTTAGATAAACACATGGTGATATTAGTTGATGATGTTTTAAATTCCGGCAGAACCATGCAATATGCACTAACAAAAATCTTAGAGCAGCCTGTTAAGAGTATTAAGACAGTAGCTTTGGTAGATAGGAAACATCGTGATTATCCTATTCGTTGTGATTTTGTAGGTTTAACTCTATCCACCACATTACAAGAGCGTGTAGAAGTAGAAATCAGTAAAGAATCTAGAGCTTATTTGGTTTAA